From the Candidatus Bathyarchaeota archaeon genome, one window contains:
- a CDS encoding 4Fe-4S binding protein: protein MTPITWDAIVVGTFLLLFIVGVLAILKFSNDKTRRVSNLRLFVQIAAVVVIFMGLFLGPFNQPLWAPLGSSPRDRLVGIELLGNQFPDGLSVPVLACYYPNGRTVTCALWQIQAYIFPFWDYPRGYQVFYSTPGIEKLAIVFGLVITASVVLGRSFCGWLCPFGLYMDVLTRIRKAFKKRHLTFSDKTNAKIGQLPYVIIAITLLLSVIFGSYAILGTELIPGTIPGGPEGTEAGIVGNINEPFCLVCPMRPLCVLSQCAVGSMNFDYVAQITYGPFYLTGFYVTSINLTVLIIVTALSLAYRRFWCRICPLGGLTALFSTFTPFKQIALTKLEKDAEKCTKCGVCKRVCPTQVTEIYDKKGGDVTVSGCMLCMRCVEMCPYEGALKAKFAGKIIMKSRNWLD from the coding sequence GTGACACCCATAACTTGGGATGCCATAGTTGTGGGCACCTTCTTGTTGCTGTTTATAGTGGGTGTTTTGGCGATTCTAAAGTTTAGCAATGACAAGACGCGTCGGGTTAGTAATCTGCGGTTATTTGTTCAAATCGCGGCGGTTGTAGTTATTTTTATGGGGCTTTTTCTTGGACCGTTTAATCAGCCGCTGTGGGCGCCGCTGGGCAGTTCGCCGCGTGACCGCCTTGTTGGCATTGAATTGTTGGGTAACCAGTTTCCTGATGGTTTGTCGGTTCCTGTGCTTGCCTGCTATTATCCTAACGGACGCACCGTGACCTGTGCGTTGTGGCAGATTCAGGCGTACATTTTTCCGTTTTGGGATTACCCACGCGGCTACCAAGTCTTCTACTCGACGCCAGGCATCGAAAAACTCGCCATCGTCTTTGGGTTAGTCATAACCGCGTCGGTGGTGCTTGGGCGAAGTTTCTGCGGCTGGCTCTGTCCCTTTGGCTTGTACATGGACGTGCTCACACGCATACGCAAAGCCTTCAAAAAACGTCACCTCACCTTCTCAGACAAAACCAACGCCAAAATCGGGCAACTACCCTACGTCATCATAGCCATAACGCTACTTCTAAGCGTCATATTCGGGTCCTACGCCATACTTGGCACCGAACTCATACCCGGCACCATACCAGGCGGACCTGAAGGAACCGAAGCAGGCATAGTAGGCAACATAAACGAGCCGTTCTGCCTGGTTTGCCCCATGCGTCCCTTATGCGTGCTGTCACAGTGCGCCGTGGGTTCCATGAATTTTGACTACGTCGCCCAAATAACCTATGGACCCTTCTACCTTACAGGGTTCTATGTGACCTCCATAAACCTGACCGTGCTTATCATCGTCACGGCGTTGTCGCTGGCGTACAGGCGGTTCTGGTGTCGCATCTGCCCGCTGGGAGGCTTAACCGCGCTTTTCAGCACATTCACGCCATTCAAACAAATAGCCCTAACCAAACTTGAAAAAGACGCAGAGAAATGCACCAAATGCGGCGTCTGCAAACGCGTTTGCCCCACGCAGGTCACTGAAATTTACGACAAGAAAGGCGGCGACGTAACAGTTTCAGGCTGCATGCTATGTATGCGATGCGTGGAAATGTGCCCCTATGAAGGCGCGCTTAAAGCCAAATTCGCAGGAAAAATCATCATGAAATCACGCAACTGGTTAGACTAG
- a CDS encoding tRNA(Ile)(2)-agmatinylcytidine synthase has translation MPQSDTTMQMHIGFDDTDSTKQGCTTYVAALLVEELERLGARFLDYPLLVRLNPNVPWKTRGNGALCLRIEFDAELEEQIKQFTVELVEKHSDVCCRGTNPGIVFLKTPQIPAEVEAFAKCAVTDIMHLEDALQLIRCFNGEAYGYNSRRGIIGALSAIGTALTGDHTYELIAYRRPERFGSKRQVDTASIFHMDQALQPLTFNNVDNEKNRVIITPRGPDPILFGIRGETPQVVKEAFSMVKTLEPVDRWMIFRSNQGTDAHLKPAANLREITPYSSVIVQGVVSKEPHLVPVRHVVFAINDLQGEVDCAAYEPTGGLAKIARELMVGDCVEVYGAVKKQTPKRSLTVNLEKIRVVELAPKVVFENPLCPNCNKRLESMGRNQGLRCEKCKIRYKDMGKIQTQIQRGLKPELYVTSTRSQRHLTKPLRRYGLEKHDIKPTALIDQWHGHHETA, from the coding sequence ATGCCGCAGTCAGATACTACAATGCAGATGCATATCGGGTTTGACGATACCGACTCGACCAAGCAGGGATGCACTACGTATGTTGCCGCTTTGCTGGTGGAGGAGCTTGAACGTTTAGGCGCAAGGTTTTTGGATTATCCGTTGCTGGTTAGGCTCAACCCGAATGTTCCGTGGAAGACACGTGGAAACGGCGCGTTGTGCCTGCGTATCGAATTTGACGCCGAGCTGGAGGAGCAGATAAAGCAGTTCACGGTGGAGCTGGTGGAGAAGCACTCGGACGTATGCTGTAGGGGAACCAACCCAGGCATCGTTTTCCTAAAAACCCCGCAAATACCTGCCGAGGTTGAAGCGTTTGCCAAATGTGCAGTTACCGATATCATGCACCTTGAAGATGCCCTGCAACTCATCAGGTGCTTTAACGGGGAAGCATACGGCTACAACAGCAGGCGCGGCATCATCGGGGCGCTTTCAGCCATCGGCACAGCCCTCACAGGCGACCACACCTATGAACTAATCGCATACCGCAGACCCGAACGTTTTGGCAGCAAACGCCAAGTCGACACAGCCTCGATTTTTCACATGGACCAAGCCCTGCAGCCGCTCACTTTCAACAACGTCGACAACGAGAAAAACCGTGTAATCATCACGCCGCGCGGACCTGACCCCATCTTGTTTGGTATCCGAGGCGAAACCCCGCAGGTCGTCAAAGAGGCATTTAGCATGGTCAAAACGTTGGAGCCAGTGGATAGATGGATGATTTTTCGCAGCAACCAAGGAACCGACGCCCACCTCAAACCCGCAGCCAACCTCAGAGAAATCACGCCGTACAGTTCGGTTATCGTCCAAGGCGTCGTCTCCAAAGAGCCACATCTGGTTCCTGTTCGCCATGTGGTTTTCGCCATAAACGACCTACAAGGGGAGGTTGACTGCGCTGCTTACGAGCCTACAGGGGGTTTGGCGAAGATAGCGCGGGAACTCATGGTTGGGGATTGCGTTGAGGTTTATGGCGCGGTGAAAAAGCAGACCCCAAAGCGTTCGTTGACGGTGAATTTGGAGAAAATCAGGGTGGTAGAGCTTGCGCCTAAAGTGGTGTTTGAGAATCCACTGTGTCCAAACTGTAATAAACGCCTCGAATCTATGGGACGTAATCAGGGCTTGCGGTGTGAGAAATGCAAAATCCGCTACAAAGACATGGGCAAAATCCAAACCCAAATACAACGCGGCTTAAAGCCTGAGCTTTATGTTACGTCTACGCGGTCACAAAGACACCTAACCAAGCCTTTGCGGCGTTATGGCTTAGAAAAACATGACATAAAACCTACAGCCCTAATCGACCAATGGCACGGGCACCACGAGACAGCCTGA